The nucleotide sequence AATTTTTCTACCATTACTTCGCGTTATTTTCCTTTCACATGAATGACATGTAGCGACGCTTTGTGCGTGATTGTGAGCCAAATCCGTGGGCTATCTAACGCAaccaaaacctaatttttttaatctctctctcatctgcatgcaacaactttcctctctttctttttaaattaaaatgaaagttTATCTTCTCTCTCATATGATTACATACAAAAAAATTATTGTGGTAGTGAtgatacaatgttgtagcagttactatgtcatagctgctacaacggtgcagaagctgctacagCGGTGCAGTAGTGTTAGAATGTAGCaactaatttatattgtagataacatggtgtgtggtgtcacacagaagatcatgttatcagttccttatagattataaatagaagctcacaaccaagatggattggtacaaatcattggaatggttgtagtgtaatttggtattagtttatcttgactataaaattacactagtacactatgtgtgtatagagcaggaccatttgaggttgttccttttatactgactgcataaaaaaacagaacctctgttattatggatgcgcgtactcttaatcctgatataataacaagcacatgtacttaatatttgtttctttaatttatcaaagggtgagatttattcgttaaatcaataggcccgataagttgaaaaataatattatttatatggtgtgttgttgattatagaagaaaactgtgtcctatttatcagggatgattatgtccccatgaggagctcataaagattatcatgtaaatcctgcaggtagacttagttccgacatgacaatgaagttgagtggtattactcttggagctaaatgttaattaagtgagttgtcagtaactcatttaattaatggacattcgatatcttaaacacaaggagattaacacactcatgataagaaggagcccataatgtaatatgggattagtgcggtagttcaataataactctttagtggtatgagttattattgatgaacttgagttgggtgttcggatcgaacacaggaagctaaagctcatcaggaggtcaaaactaattcctcctctaggtccctattgtagcctctatatataaatcctcgtatccacccaagtcatccttatggccgaccacatccttgcttggtgcccaagcaaggggccgaccaagatgggtttaaaagtggatttttaattttttaaatatttctttttgtagccatctataatgttttaaaagtgagattttaaattttaaaaactttccttttttgaagtcatccacatggttttaaaagagagttttaaatttaaaaaatctttccttttgtagccatctacaatggtttaaaagagagattctatttttattaaaacttttattttttgtaaccatgatttaaaaaagaggttttaattttaaaaatctttccttttttagccatctacaatgtttaaaagaggaatttttaattttaaaactttccttttgtagctatgcacaatagaaaatttaaaagagagattttaattattgttaaaatatttcctttttagccattaccaaggattataaaagaggatagatggtgccttagaggaaataatcatctacataaTTTGCAttgctcttctattctccttgtggccggccccctcatattcttattctccccttgatTTCTCACCTAAGGacggcggcatcaagaggcttcaaccatcttgtggccggcgggttgcaaggaagaaagaagaacaagaggtggtgttcatAGCTTTGatccctttggtggccgaaagtcttggaagaaagaaggatttGGGTGGTTTttgtgtcttggtagatcgtcgcccacatgacgtccaagaggaggagaggaatacagcagaagatcaagaggtctttaagatacaaagaaaggtataactagttaattgtttccgttgtgtactagtttattttttctttgtatggttcctgaagtaccaacacaagaggctagcgatcttgtactttgattaaggtctctgtagtttaacctagggtttactgtaaggagtttaaatattcaatttctttgaaaggctttaactaagaagtggtggatgatctcatacccaagaaggccaagtgtctcaccAACGACTTagaagtcaatcattgaaatagatatttaatcaatttctgtaatatggtttaacttctgatgaacacatgggttgaacttgaattaataatgttaagtttcgtttgcaatccaagtttaacttctgaaaagcacatgggttgctaagaaaagttctgttcttatacaaaattttgtacaggagaaacataacggaattccgagtagcgccaacaaGTAGCTACTACAGCGGTGCAGTTGCTGCTACAGCGGTACAGAAGCTGCTACAgcggtgcagtagctgctacaacatagtagctatagtactgctacatgTTATAACAACTACTATAcaaaagctgctacaacgttgtagcagataCATGACCTTTAAAAATTAGCAGCACAGTAATTGTTGCATGCAATCAGATGAGAGAGAAACgagaattttatatttgttgcatGCAGATGAAAGAGAAAAGTTGCTGCATGTAGATGAAAGAGAAAAGTTGCTGCATGTAGATGAAAGAGAAAAGTTgctgcatgcagatgagagagcgATTAAAAAAATTAGGCTTTGTTCGCGTCAGATAATCCACGTTGAATTTCGCTCACTATCGTGCACAAAGCGTTGCTTagcatatcaaaaaaaaaaaaaaaatatatatatatatatatatacacagatTTGTTAAAATGCGGACACGAGCATGCGGACTCGTCCGCGACCCACAACAACCATGTcatattaatctatttttttaatataatattttctctttcatatttttttttcttctttttcgccGTTGTAACGAAGCCTCACCGCGCCTCACTGCGCCTCGTCGCCGCTGGCCACTCGCCTGTCCGTCGCCGCTGACCACTGCCTCCGATCGTGGCCAGAGGCAGGTGGTCGGAATCCAGACGCGATCGCGCGGCCGGAATCCAGACGCGATCGCGCGGCCGGAATCCAGACGCGATCGCGTCTGGATTCTGGTGCGATCACGTTTGGATTCCGACCGTGATGGCGCCGGAATACGGTCGCCTTCCCAACACGGCCGCGATAGCGCTGGATCGCGGCTGGAATCGAGCTGAGACAAGGAACCCAATCTAGCGCGATCGCGGCGGGATTTCGGACGCTATCCCCGACAAGTTCACCTTCTGGTCTATAGTGTGGGTAGGTCCAGGCGGTCGGAGGCCACTGGCTGTGGGCAGATGGCCGGCGGTCGGGCGGGTGGTGGGGCGCGCGAGGAGGTGCGGTGAGCTGCTTCGGTTCGGCGAGAACGATGGGCAGGCGGCAGCAGCCGGAATCCGGACGCGATCGCTTTCCCATAGTTCGGTAGTGGTCAGACGGCCGGCGGTGGGGCGGCGGGGCGGGTGGCCAGCAGTGACGAGGTGCGGCGATGAGGCGAGGCAACGAGGCACGGCGAGGTGACGAGCGAGGCGCGGTCATGCAACGAGAACAAAGAAGTAggagaaataaaaaaagaaagagaaatatattaaaataatatgacATGGTAGTGGTCCGTAACAATCCGCAGGATAGAGTCCGTAGCAtaacaattctctctctctctatatatatatattaaattttgacCAAATTTTAATAGTGTCATTTTAAAAAAAGTCAAAGAAAAAGATGATGCTTCCTATTCTCATTTAAGAGTTCTAGCATGacataagtttttaaaacttacATGATATGTTTTAATACTTAAttaatgttttattatttttttaaaatatatgatAAAATTGTAATACtcaattaaattttagttaaaaatttAGTTGAGTGCCATAGTGAAAATAAAAACGTATAAATTTCACAAATAATAAAAACTTCCACATTAACCATTAACaagtaatattaaattttaagcaatATTTAATGTCAAAATACAATTGAATATCTACAAAGATTCCAAGCATAAAACTTTAAGGTTATTTGTTGTAATTTAAGACCTTTAATATAATTTCTAAAAACAATCTAATAAAGAAGAATCGAAGTTTGCAAATATCAAATGCTTCAACAATCTGCTGGCCTTGTGATTGCTTGCCATCCAGTACATACTTGGAGGACTTCTTTAAGAGCCAGGGACGCAGGTTCCACAGTCCATGACGGATAATGTTCTAAGGGATGGAAAACACTTTGAATACCAGCATCCAGCAAACCTGGCTGGGCACCATTCAGAAACATGTCGCCTTCAGACCTTATCCATCCCGCGATCACCTCTTGTCGATCGGCTGCCTGCATCCACGACATGCCACATCTAATTACCACCACTTAACATGTGATAGTCCATTTCCTCCAAAGGATGAAAAAGTGAGAAAAATGAATGAATGAAAAGAATAGGATGATACTTCTTTGTGTTTCCATCACTCATTTCCTCACTTTTTATCCTTTGAAGGAAACTGACCTTTGACCAAAACAGTTCAGATGCCCAAAATTTAAGTCAAATTCCATATTTGTTCAAATGGTCAAGATAATGCAATATCGTTCATGTTGTATTTGTTCTAACTAGATATACCTTCTCAGGCATGTACTTGAATACCAACTTCTTTTGTCCTGCTTCATAAATATTGCATTGAGACAAGATCTGGAGCCAAACAAAAAGGTCGACCAGGAATTCCAAGcaaaaccaaatacaaataagTACATATATAGTTTAAACTAAAAAGGACCTGAGCTTCTACACTGGCACAGACAGCATATATGCCCCAGCTTCTCGTGTAATTGTTATAAAGGTGAACTTTGCCAAATCGAAGTCGAGGATGTCTCTGTATAGTTCCATCGAAGAAACAATGGTGAATGGTAACACGGATACATCTGTCAGTAATATGACTGCTATCTGCTCCAATAAGCATTGTTTTGTCATGATTGCTGAAGTGGCATCTGTTAAGACATGCAAATGCGAATCATACAGCAAATATTGCAATGTTCATCTCTTGCTACTTTTTTTTTCAAGAATAATCCATAATTGCCAAAGACTTCTTGGTAATGGTGTAGATGTTTCTCAAGAAAAATTACTGCTTTCTGTCTTGGTGATGCTTAAACATATTTTGTTAAGATCATGGAAGTCTAACACACATGCTcttataagtaaaaaaaaaatgcattgtaAATAGAAATGTGACAACATTCAGCACTAAGTGGATGTGATCTATAACTGATTTCTTATAATTAGGGTTAGGCTCAATGCTTAATCCTGTCAGGAAATTAATCAAGATAGTTTGCTTGTGCATTGACAAGAGTAGCTTATCCAGTTAATACCAAACTAGAAACAGAAACTTCTACTAAGACAATTAAACTATAATTACAGAGTAAAATTGGTATGTTGCATACCTTGAAACAGTTATATCAGTACTTTCACGAGTAATATCAATCAGTCCGTCATCGTAATCTTGTAAGCTGCAGCGGTCTATCCAAATATGCTTTGACTTGGGCTTTATCTGAATACCATCAACATCATGTCCTCTGCCACCTTCGAATTCTAGATTGCAAACAATTACATGTTCACATTCTTTCAGCTGTAAACCTTTACCAGTCAACTTTATCCTCTGTCCTCGACCATCGATTGTCTTATATGACGATACCCTCAGGTAGGAAGAAAGGTGAATGGTTCCTGAAACTTCAAAAACAATCCAGAGTGGTTCCCTCATGCAGCATGCCTCACGAAGTGAACCGGGGCCGTCATCTTGTCAAGTAGGGAGAAAGGCAACTGGGTCAATTCAAATTCAGATATAAGAATAAAGAGCAGAATGAAATTTGCACACTAAGTCACAATCATAATACAACGAACTTTAGatacactacacatgtatagagTCAGGCAAGCTCAATCCAAGTACTGACAAACTAGTAGACCTCTTTCCAAAGTAGATTCAATCCAATTTCTTTTGATCCAAGTTTTTGCCATTTTATGTGGTCAGAGAAATTCTACTTTTAACTCCATTTGCTAAGTGATGAAGGACTGAAATTCAAAATAAGATGTATCATCTCTCATTCTAAAGAAAAAACCACAGCAGCAAAATCATTTAGAATTTCTAGTGCAATCTAAGCATACTTTCTACATACTGAGATCAAATGCAAGAgtagaaattcaactcaagtcttGCAAACAATAAATTGTAGTAGTCAAACACCATAGCATCTATTTATTAGTGAGTTGATCCAATTTAACAATGAATAGGATGTTAAGTATGAACATTATTGAAACGAATCTGACAAAAAGGACCGATCATAAACTTTGGCGCATTACGCCAAAAGAAAAAAATGACCGGCATTAATTACAAATGCAGAAAGTTTTCGCATTTTTGTCAGAAAATGAAGATCTTATAAGGACAAGAGTGACGTCCTCAATAAGCAAAAACATTGAAACAAAAGGCAATTAATCTAACGCGAAACCCTAGCATACAATAGGGGCAATGCGGAGGGGGAGAAGGAAGGGGAACCTGCCAAGGAGGTGACGTAGTGGACGGGTCCACGGAGCCCTCCAATGGCGAAGCGGCCGAAGCCTTCGGCTTGTCCAGCGAGGGCACGCAAGCTCCCGTCGACGTGAGCGTAAGGCAAAGTGGCCATCGAGGAGGTCGGAGCCGCAGATATCCAAGCGGAGGGAGGAGCCCCCGGAGGAGTCGGCTGCGGAGGGAACGGGGAGGGAGACGAGCTTTGAGGGCGAGGCGATTGCGAAGGCGCCTGGATCGAGAAGCAGCAGAGCCACCGAAAGCCTCCCATCGGCCGATCAAGCCCAAATTTCGCCTGATGCAAAGTTTCGGTCGCGATGCAAGCGAAGCCAGGGACACCGATGGGGAGCCAGCTTAGGGCATCCACGGGGTCGCCAAGGGAACGCTccgtgaggagagagaaaatgatgtgatgagagagaataaggagaagaATATTATGATGGGAAAGAGAAATGATGGTAAAAATTGAATATGTTTGTTGTAGGGTTAATATGGAAAAGGTAAATTAGGACGGACTAAcctttgaaataatgactagcacataagggagacatttatctcgactttgccgagattcgaactccagaTCTTATGGTGGCAATAACTCATGCGCTAATCACTAGACCGTCTCGAGAGGACTGAGAAAGAGAAATGGtgataaaaggtgaatacgctcacccccagTGTCTTCGCCTATCCgtctcagggccaacacggagaaggtaaatcaagggcggctactagcctttggaatagtgactagcatataagagagatatttacctcggctttgccgagattcgaactccagacctcatggtggcaacacctcatgcgctagtcactagaccgtcccgagggaACTTGGAAAGAGAAATGGtggctagccactagaccgtcctgAGGGGACTGGGAAAAAGAAATTGTGGTAAGGCGAATACGCTTAACCCCAGCGCCCCTGCCTACCCGTCCagagccaacacggaggaggtaaatcatggatgactactGACTTTTgcaataatgactagcacataaggtagacatttacctcggctttgccgagattcgaactcaaGACCTCATGGTGGcgacacctcatgtgctagtcaTTAAACCGTTCCGAGGGGACGGACTAAGAAAGAGACATGATGGCAAAGGGCGAATACGTTCGccccagtgcccccgccaacccgtcccaggactGGGAAAGATAAGAGAGGATGAGGAgcgagaaagtgtgatgagagataaaatgtaatgagagagaaagtgtgatgagagagaaggtATGATGAGAAAGAGaaaacatgatgagagagaaaatatgatgagaaaaaataaggaaagagagtgtgatgggaaagaaagtgtgatgggagaaaatgaggagaaagaGTGTGTGATacgagagattgaggagagaaagtatgatgagagaaaaaaactgaaagagaaagtgtgatgagaaaaaataaggaaagaaagtatgatgagagagaaagcatCATGAGAGaggataaggagagagaaagtgtgatgagagaaaatgaagagagagaaaatatgataagaaaaaatgaggAAAGAAAGTGTCTGATGAaagagattgaagagagaaagtgtgatgataaaatgaggagtgagaaagtatgatgag is from Zingiber officinale cultivar Zhangliang chromosome 7B, Zo_v1.1, whole genome shotgun sequence and encodes:
- the LOC122005457 gene encoding probable pectate lyase 4 produces the protein MGGFRWLCCFSIQAPSQSPRPQSSSPSPFPPQPTPPGAPPSAWISAAPTSSMATLPYAHVDGSLRALAGQAEGFGRFAIGGLRGPVHYVTSLADDGPGSLREACCMREPLWIVFEVSGTIHLSSYLRVSSYKTIDGRGQRIKLTGKGLQLKECEHVIVCNLEFEGGRGHDVDGIQIKPKSKHIWIDRCSLQDYDDGLIDITRESTDITVSRCHFSNHDKTMLIGADSSHITDRCIRVTIHHCFFDGTIQRHPRLRFGKVHLYNNYTRSWGIYAVCASVEAQILSQCNIYEAGQKKLVFKYMPEKAADRQEVIAGWIRSEGDMFLNGAQPGLLDAGIQSVFHPLEHYPSWTVEPASLALKEVLQVCTGWQAITRPADC